One genomic segment of Vibrio mimicus includes these proteins:
- a CDS encoding L-serine ammonia-lyase gives MLSIFDIFKIGVGPSSSHTNGPMIAGYRFVQRLLPQLDKVERIQVDLYGSLSLTGKGHHTDRATLLGLMGNQPATIKIGEANQALREALQFGKLNLNGEHDIAFDYYQDLLFHSDNLPLHENGMTLSAFDSQGQQIDFETYYSVGGGFVATAEQLQNGTASADVSVTYPFRSADEMLRQAEKHGLSIGGMILRNELAFQEMAAIDAKADQIWQVMSQCMERGFATEGILDGGLSVTRRAPSLLKKLEANAAIENDPMEVMDWINLFAFAVSEENAAGGQVVTSPTNGAAGVIPAVLMYYHRFIKALDTKQLKDFLAVSGAIGILYKTNASISGAEVGCQGEVGVSSSMAAAGLTALRGGSNEQICMAAEIAMEHSLGMTCDPIGGLVQVPCIERNAMGAVKAINASRMALKRTSKCLISLDKVIETMYQTGKDMNKKYRETSLGGLALIHLAPPCE, from the coding sequence ATGCTCTCAATCTTTGATATTTTCAAAATTGGTGTTGGTCCATCTAGCTCACATACTAATGGGCCGATGATCGCAGGTTATCGCTTTGTGCAACGGTTATTGCCCCAGTTAGACAAAGTTGAACGTATACAGGTGGATCTCTACGGGTCACTGTCTCTAACGGGCAAAGGGCACCATACCGATCGTGCGACCTTGCTTGGCTTAATGGGCAATCAACCTGCCACTATCAAGATTGGTGAAGCCAATCAGGCTCTACGTGAAGCACTGCAGTTCGGTAAGCTGAACCTGAACGGTGAGCATGATATTGCCTTTGATTACTACCAAGACCTTCTCTTTCATTCTGATAATCTGCCATTGCATGAAAATGGTATGACGCTGAGTGCGTTTGATTCTCAAGGGCAACAGATTGATTTTGAAACTTATTATTCTGTTGGGGGCGGATTTGTTGCTACTGCCGAGCAACTGCAAAATGGTACAGCCAGTGCCGATGTTTCCGTCACTTATCCTTTCCGCAGTGCTGATGAAATGCTGCGCCAAGCAGAAAAACATGGCCTGAGCATCGGGGGAATGATCCTGCGCAATGAACTGGCTTTTCAAGAGATGGCGGCCATTGATGCCAAGGCCGACCAGATCTGGCAAGTGATGAGTCAATGTATGGAGCGCGGTTTTGCGACTGAAGGTATTTTAGACGGGGGATTGAGTGTTACTCGCCGTGCACCGAGTTTACTTAAAAAACTAGAAGCCAACGCCGCGATTGAAAACGATCCGATGGAAGTGATGGATTGGATAAACCTGTTTGCTTTTGCCGTCAGTGAAGAAAATGCCGCCGGTGGGCAAGTGGTGACATCGCCAACCAACGGCGCTGCGGGCGTGATTCCTGCGGTTTTGATGTATTACCACCGTTTTATCAAGGCGCTTGATACCAAGCAGCTCAAGGATTTTCTCGCGGTATCTGGCGCGATCGGTATCCTGTACAAAACCAATGCGTCGATTTCTGGTGCTGAAGTGGGGTGCCAAGGAGAAGTGGGAGTCTCTTCCTCCATGGCGGCGGCGGGTCTAACCGCTTTGCGTGGTGGCAGTAATGAGCAAATCTGCATGGCGGCGGAAATTGCCATGGAACATTCATTGGGGATGACGTGCGATCCCATTGGCGGGCTAGTGCAAGTCCCTTGCATTGAGCGTAATGCAATGGGTGCGGTGAAAGCGATTAATGCATCGCGCATGGCGTTAAAACGTACCAGCAAATGTCTGATTTCACTCGATAAGGTAATTGAAACCATGTACCAAACCGGGAAAGACATGAATAAGAAATACCGTGAAACGTCATTAGGTGGGTTGGCGCTAATCCACCTAGCGCCACCTTGCGAATAA
- a CDS encoding response regulator, with amino-acid sequence MSCRVLLVDDHPLMRRGINQLLSFEEEFEVVAEAGNGAEAIALAHDLQPDLILLDLNMKGMSGLDTLTALRTDECDAYVVILTVSDSAADIEALVKAGADGYLLKDTEPDQLVALLKQAMRGEKAFSESVERYLLNRDDASNPFEALTEREMQIMSEVAKGYRNRQIADRLFISESTVKVHMKSLLKKLDVPSRTAATILYLERFATS; translated from the coding sequence ATGAGTTGTAGAGTTCTTTTGGTGGATGATCACCCGCTGATGCGCCGTGGTATTAATCAACTGTTGAGTTTTGAAGAGGAATTTGAAGTCGTTGCCGAAGCTGGCAATGGGGCAGAGGCCATAGCTCTGGCACATGATCTGCAACCGGACTTGATTCTGCTCGATCTCAATATGAAAGGTATGTCGGGATTGGATACGCTGACAGCGCTACGCACCGATGAGTGTGATGCTTATGTGGTGATCCTGACGGTTTCAGATAGCGCGGCGGATATTGAAGCGTTAGTGAAAGCGGGGGCTGATGGCTATCTGCTCAAAGATACGGAGCCAGACCAGCTTGTGGCGTTACTAAAACAAGCCATGAGAGGTGAAAAAGCTTTTAGTGAATCCGTAGAGCGCTACCTTTTAAATCGCGATGACGCGAGCAATCCTTTTGAAGCGCTAACGGAACGCGAAATGCAGATTATGTCGGAAGTGGCGAAAGGGTATCGCAATCGACAAATCGCTGATCGCCTGTTTATTTCCGAATCCACGGTGAAAGTGCATATGAAAAGCTTACTGAAAAAGCTCGATGTGCCTTCACGCACCGCCGCCACGATTCTTTATCTAGAGCGTTTTGCCACCTCATAG
- the narQ gene encoding nitrate/nitrite two-component system sensor histidine kinase NarQ: MAKAMLLILFLSALTTGVAIVTLASSLNDAEAVNVSGSMRMQSYRLAYDIQAQSKDYKAHIYLFENSLYSPSMLALLDWTVPGDIQHDYYQLIERWHQLKKVLNSDQNADYLHQVAPFVGLVDNFVLKLQRFSERKLIALAAVGSFGLGGIFAVSLFVVYYIREEVVRPLNAMVAASEKIKNRIFEVSLDETSSTEMGILTRTFNSMAGDLGKLYRGLEHAVNEKTHKLQTANQSLQVLYHSSQELTASRITASNFQTILRHWVAVEGINALRLEIEEEAGKPLILQEGKPSGETMLQTPLTLDGRHLGYLYWDASAAGPDRALIDNFAMILSRAIYYNQAQRQAEQLLLMEERATIARELHDSLAQSLSYLKIQLTLLKRSVMPLKPCGDLSKTENIISEIDKGLSDAYTQLRELLTTFRLTLSEGSFGQSLLGMLTQLSSQTEAKIELNNALSSIALDAHQQVHLVQLIREATINAIKHAQATKITVNCHEQQGAVRVTIEDDGVGFDPQDHKLNHYGMSIMQERAARLRGELKVESALGKGCKVVLTYQQSEEKNKNEL, from the coding sequence ATGGCGAAAGCCATGTTGCTGATTTTATTTTTATCCGCGCTGACGACAGGGGTCGCGATTGTGACGCTGGCTTCTTCACTTAATGACGCGGAGGCGGTTAACGTTTCCGGCTCAATGCGTATGCAAAGCTATCGACTGGCGTATGACATCCAGGCTCAATCGAAAGATTACAAAGCGCACATTTATCTGTTCGAAAATTCGCTCTATTCACCTTCCATGTTGGCGCTACTGGATTGGACAGTGCCGGGTGACATCCAACACGATTACTATCAGTTGATCGAACGCTGGCATCAATTAAAAAAGGTGCTCAATAGCGACCAAAACGCCGATTATCTCCACCAAGTTGCGCCATTTGTCGGTTTGGTGGATAACTTTGTTCTCAAGCTGCAGCGCTTCTCTGAGCGTAAATTAATTGCTCTGGCGGCGGTCGGCAGCTTTGGTTTGGGCGGTATTTTTGCCGTCTCGCTGTTTGTGGTTTATTACATCCGTGAGGAAGTGGTGCGGCCTTTAAATGCGATGGTGGCTGCCAGTGAGAAGATTAAAAACCGTATTTTTGAAGTCTCGCTGGATGAAACCAGCAGCACAGAAATGGGGATTTTAACCCGCACTTTTAACAGCATGGCGGGGGATCTTGGTAAGTTGTATCGCGGGCTAGAACATGCGGTAAATGAGAAAACGCATAAGCTGCAAACAGCCAACCAATCATTGCAAGTCTTGTATCACTCTTCGCAAGAATTGACGGCGTCTCGGATCACGGCGAGTAATTTTCAAACCATATTACGTCATTGGGTGGCGGTTGAGGGGATCAACGCCCTGCGTTTAGAAATTGAAGAAGAAGCAGGAAAGCCATTGATTCTACAAGAAGGCAAGCCGAGCGGTGAGACTATGCTACAAACCCCTCTGACGCTCGATGGCCGTCATCTTGGCTATCTCTACTGGGACGCAAGCGCGGCAGGGCCGGATCGCGCCTTGATTGATAACTTTGCGATGATATTGTCGCGTGCGATTTACTACAATCAAGCGCAGCGCCAAGCTGAACAACTGCTGTTAATGGAGGAGCGAGCAACCATAGCGCGCGAGCTGCATGATTCGTTGGCGCAGTCGCTCTCTTATTTGAAAATTCAATTAACCCTGTTGAAACGCTCAGTGATGCCATTAAAACCTTGTGGTGATTTGAGTAAGACGGAAAATATTATCAGCGAGATCGATAAAGGTCTGTCGGATGCTTACACTCAGTTGCGAGAGTTGCTAACCACCTTTCGCCTAACCTTAAGTGAGGGCAGTTTTGGTCAGTCATTACTGGGAATGTTGACTCAACTCTCAAGTCAAACTGAAGCTAAAATTGAACTCAATAACGCGCTTTCTTCAATTGCGCTGGATGCTCATCAACAAGTGCATTTGGTGCAGTTGATTCGTGAGGCAACGATCAACGCGATCAAGCATGCACAAGCGACAAAGATTACGGTGAATTGTCACGAGCAACAGGGTGCTGTCAGAGTGACAATTGAAGATGACGGGGTCGGTTTCGATCCACAAGATCACAAGCTCAACCATTATGGTATGAGCATTATGCAAGAACGTGCCGCCCGCTTGCGCGGTGAATTAAAGGTTGAATCCGCTCTGGGTAAAGGTTGCAAAGTGGTGCTGACTTATCAGCAGAGCGAGGAGAAAAATAAGAATGAGTTGTAG
- the napF gene encoding ferredoxin-type protein NapF codes for MVDLTKRRWFALGRQQNQSQVRLPWIARPQAFIDECTRCGKCVEACETHIIEKGDGGFPTVNFSIDECTFCYQCAQSCPEPIFLQQSEEPWQASVEVASQCLAHNQVECRSCQDACPEEAIHFALQIGRTASPQVNSQNCSGCGACVSVCPSNAMTVHYTHNIA; via the coding sequence ATGGTTGATTTAACCAAACGACGTTGGTTTGCCCTTGGCCGTCAGCAAAACCAAAGCCAAGTCCGACTGCCTTGGATTGCACGTCCACAAGCATTTATTGATGAGTGCACACGTTGCGGAAAATGCGTTGAAGCGTGTGAAACCCACATCATCGAAAAGGGTGATGGTGGTTTCCCCACCGTCAACTTTTCGATTGATGAGTGCACGTTTTGTTACCAGTGCGCACAGAGCTGTCCGGAACCGATTTTTCTGCAGCAAAGTGAAGAGCCTTGGCAAGCGTCCGTTGAAGTCGCGAGCCAGTGCTTAGCACATAACCAAGTTGAGTGCCGCTCTTGTCAGGATGCTTGCCCAGAAGAGGCCATCCATTTTGCTTTGCAAATTGGCCGTACCGCGAGCCCGCAAGTGAATTCGCAAAACTGTTCTGGTTGCGGTGCCTGTGTTTCAGTTTGTCCAAGCAACGCAATGACGGTTCACTATACTCATAACATCGCTTAG
- a CDS encoding chaperone NapD: protein MSQPLASLHEVHISSLVVHTLPEHLLTVKQQVSELRDVEIYGEDPQGKLVVVIETDRQGFITETIEHINHLPNVLNAFLVFHQVETATEEEL, encoded by the coding sequence ATGTCACAACCTTTAGCTTCACTGCATGAAGTACACATCTCCAGCTTGGTGGTTCACACCTTGCCAGAGCATCTACTCACCGTAAAACAGCAAGTGAGCGAACTGCGTGACGTGGAAATTTACGGCGAAGATCCGCAAGGCAAACTCGTCGTGGTGATTGAAACCGATCGTCAAGGCTTCATCACCGAAACGATTGAACACATAAATCATCTTCCTAATGTACTTAACGCTTTTTTGGTTTTCCATCAGGTAGAGACTGCAACGGAAGAAGAACTATAG
- the napA gene encoding periplasmic nitrate reductase subunit alpha, with protein MKMTRRAFVKANAAASAAAVAGITLPASATNLIASSDQTAIHWDKAPCRFCGTGCSVLVGTQDGRVVATQGDPEAPVNKGLNCIKGYFLSKIMYGHDRLKTPLLRMKDGQYSKDGEFTPVSWDTAFDIMAEKWKASLKAKGPTSVGMFGSGQWTVMEGYAAVKLMKAGFRSNNIDPNARHCMASAVVGFMRTFGIDEPMGCYDDFEHADAFVLWGSNMAEMHPVLWTRITDRRLSHPHVKVNVLSTYYHRSFELADHGYIFHPQSDLAIANFIANYIIQNDAVNWDFVNKHTHFKQAVTDIGYGLRDDDPLQKKAKNPNSGEVSDISFEEYKKSVAPYTVEKASEISGVAPDKLITLAKQYADPNTKVMSLWTMGMNQHTRGVWMQSLVYNLHLLTGKIATPGNSPFSLTGQPSACGTAREVGTFAHRLPADMVVANPKHRAIAEKVWKLPEGTIPPKPGFHAVQQDRMLKDGVLNCYWVQCNNNMQAGPNINTERLPGYRNPENFIVVSDAYPTVTAQAADLVLPTAMWVEKEGAYGNAERRTQVWYQQVKTVGESHSDSWQVIEFSKRFKVEEVWPEELLAKAPQYRGKTLYDVLFKNGQVDKFPLSEARELNDDAHHFGFYIQKGLFEEYAEFGRGHGHDLAPYDVYHQVRGLRWPVVDGKETKWRFKEGSDPYAKAGSGWDFYGKPDGKAWIISSPYEAPPEVPNAEYDLWLCTGRVLEHWHTGTMTRRVPELYKAVPDALCFMHHEDAQARGLRRGDEVLISNSRGEVRVRVETRGRNKPPKGLVFVPFFDARILINKLILDATDPLSKQTDFKKCPVKITKVA; from the coding sequence ATGAAAATGACCAGACGTGCGTTTGTGAAAGCAAACGCAGCCGCCTCAGCTGCGGCGGTTGCAGGGATCACCCTCCCCGCTTCTGCCACCAACTTGATCGCTAGCTCCGATCAAACCGCTATTCATTGGGACAAAGCGCCTTGTCGTTTTTGTGGTACAGGTTGCTCTGTGCTGGTCGGTACCCAAGATGGTCGCGTTGTCGCCACTCAAGGTGACCCTGAAGCACCAGTGAACAAAGGCCTTAACTGTATTAAGGGCTACTTCCTTTCAAAAATCATGTACGGGCATGATCGCTTAAAAACACCTTTGTTGCGTATGAAAGACGGTCAATACAGCAAAGATGGCGAATTTACTCCTGTGTCTTGGGATACTGCTTTTGACATCATGGCTGAAAAATGGAAAGCCTCACTAAAAGCCAAAGGTCCAACCAGCGTGGGTATGTTCGGTTCTGGTCAGTGGACAGTCATGGAAGGTTACGCCGCTGTGAAACTGATGAAAGCGGGTTTCCGTTCCAACAACATTGACCCGAACGCACGTCACTGTATGGCTTCTGCGGTAGTCGGCTTCATGCGTACCTTTGGTATTGATGAACCAATGGGCTGTTATGACGACTTTGAACATGCCGATGCTTTTGTGCTTTGGGGTTCAAACATGGCAGAAATGCACCCAGTTCTCTGGACCCGCATTACTGACCGTCGTCTAAGCCATCCTCACGTTAAAGTGAATGTACTCTCCACTTACTACCACCGTTCCTTTGAGTTGGCAGATCATGGCTACATTTTCCACCCACAGTCTGATTTAGCAATCGCCAACTTCATCGCCAACTACATCATTCAAAACGATGCGGTGAACTGGGACTTCGTGAACAAACACACCCACTTCAAGCAAGCGGTAACGGATATCGGTTACGGTCTGCGTGACGATGACCCACTGCAGAAAAAGGCGAAAAATCCCAACTCTGGTGAGGTCAGCGATATTTCGTTTGAAGAGTACAAAAAGTCGGTTGCGCCATACACAGTTGAGAAAGCCTCTGAAATTTCAGGTGTGGCACCGGATAAACTGATCACACTGGCGAAGCAGTATGCTGATCCAAACACCAAAGTGATGTCGCTATGGACCATGGGGATGAACCAACATACTCGCGGTGTATGGATGCAAAGCTTGGTGTACAACCTGCACCTGCTTACCGGCAAAATCGCCACCCCAGGCAACAGCCCATTCTCACTGACCGGTCAACCATCAGCGTGTGGTACGGCTCGTGAAGTCGGTACCTTTGCACACCGTCTGCCAGCAGACATGGTGGTTGCTAACCCTAAACACCGTGCGATTGCAGAAAAAGTGTGGAAACTGCCTGAAGGCACTATCCCACCTAAACCGGGCTTCCACGCGGTACAGCAAGACCGAATGCTCAAAGATGGCGTACTGAACTGTTACTGGGTGCAATGTAATAACAACATGCAAGCGGGTCCAAACATCAATACTGAGCGTTTACCGGGCTACCGCAACCCTGAAAACTTCATCGTAGTGTCTGATGCTTACCCAACGGTAACAGCGCAAGCAGCCGATCTTGTTCTGCCAACCGCAATGTGGGTAGAAAAAGAAGGTGCTTACGGTAACGCCGAGCGCCGCACTCAAGTGTGGTATCAACAAGTTAAAACTGTCGGAGAATCTCACTCAGATTCATGGCAAGTCATTGAGTTTTCAAAACGCTTCAAAGTGGAAGAAGTGTGGCCGGAAGAGTTACTGGCGAAAGCACCGCAATACCGTGGTAAAACCCTGTATGACGTGCTGTTCAAAAACGGTCAGGTGGACAAATTCCCACTGAGCGAAGCGCGTGAACTCAACGATGATGCACACCACTTTGGTTTCTACATTCAAAAAGGTCTGTTTGAAGAGTATGCCGAGTTCGGTCGCGGCCATGGTCACGATTTAGCGCCTTACGATGTTTACCACCAAGTTCGCGGCCTGCGTTGGCCAGTTGTCGATGGTAAAGAGACTAAGTGGCGCTTTAAAGAAGGCTCTGACCCTTATGCGAAAGCAGGTTCAGGTTGGGACTTCTACGGTAAACCGGATGGTAAAGCGTGGATCATCTCCTCTCCTTACGAAGCACCACCAGAAGTACCAAATGCTGAATATGACTTGTGGCTCTGTACAGGTCGTGTGCTGGAACACTGGCATACCGGCACCATGACACGTCGTGTCCCTGAGCTGTATAAAGCGGTGCCAGATGCACTGTGCTTCATGCACCATGAGGATGCGCAAGCACGCGGTTTACGCCGTGGCGATGAAGTGCTGATTTCCAACTCGCGTGGTGAAGTTCGAGTTCGTGTGGAAACTCGCGGTCGTAATAAGCCGCCAAAAGGCTTGGTGTTCGTGCCTTTCTTTGATGCTCGCATTCTGATCAACAAGTTGATCCTCGATGCAACCGACCCACTCTCGAAGCAGACCGACTTCAAGAAGTGTCCGGTTAAGATCACCAAAGTCGCGTAA
- a CDS encoding nitrate reductase cytochrome c-type subunit → MKKQLIVLLSVFTVLAGVAHAALENPGGIGGLESLRGASEIEATRAADPMKKYPREQALESDFVYQPPLIPHNIRNYEVSLNANKCLSCHSWKNAKEMGATKISVTHFVNREDAVLSDVSPRRYFCLQCHVPQADAKPLVENDFERVDSLR, encoded by the coding sequence ATGAAAAAACAACTCATTGTCTTACTTTCAGTGTTTACTGTACTGGCTGGTGTTGCTCATGCAGCGCTAGAGAATCCAGGCGGTATTGGTGGTCTAGAATCACTGCGTGGGGCGAGTGAAATTGAAGCAACTCGCGCTGCAGACCCAATGAAAAAATACCCACGTGAGCAAGCGTTGGAAAGTGACTTTGTATACCAACCACCACTGATCCCACACAACATTCGCAACTATGAAGTATCACTGAACGCGAACAAGTGTCTGTCTTGCCACAGTTGGAAGAATGCCAAAGAAATGGGCGCAACTAAGATCAGCGTGACTCACTTTGTGAATCGTGAAGATGCGGTACTTTCAGACGTTTCTCCACGCCGTTACTTCTGTTTGCAGTGTCACGTACCTCAAGCGGATGCTAAACCGCTGGTAGAGAACGATTTCGAACGTGTTGATTCACTTCGTTAA
- a CDS encoding NapC/NirT family cytochrome c codes for MKFLKAFWLRLSRPSKAAVGVVLLMGFVGGLLFWGAFNTGMEATNSEEFCSGCHAPIVAEIQETIHYSNRSGVRAICSDCHVPHEWTDKIVRKVQASKELVAHFIGTIDTPEKFQARRAHLAEREWARLKKNDSLECRNCHQFNYMDFSEQSSRAVQQHSTALASGEKTCVDCHKGIAHNLPDMHGVEGWQ; via the coding sequence ATGAAATTTCTGAAAGCGTTTTGGCTTCGTTTGTCTCGTCCAAGTAAAGCCGCCGTTGGTGTGGTTTTGCTGATGGGCTTTGTGGGCGGCCTGCTATTTTGGGGCGCCTTCAACACCGGAATGGAAGCGACAAACAGCGAAGAGTTTTGCTCAGGCTGTCACGCGCCAATTGTGGCCGAAATCCAAGAGACGATTCACTATTCAAACCGTTCTGGGGTTCGTGCAATTTGTTCTGACTGCCATGTTCCTCACGAATGGACGGATAAAATTGTGCGTAAAGTGCAAGCTTCCAAAGAATTGGTGGCACACTTTATCGGCACTATCGATACGCCAGAGAAGTTCCAAGCACGCCGCGCACACTTAGCGGAACGTGAGTGGGCTCGGTTGAAAAAGAACGATTCGTTGGAATGTCGAAACTGTCACCAGTTCAACTACATGGATTTTTCAGAGCAAAGTAGCCGCGCAGTACAACAGCACTCTACGGCATTGGCCTCTGGCGAAAAAACCTGTGTTGACTGCCATAAAGGTATCGCGCATAACCTACCCGACATGCATGGTGTTGAAGGCTGGCAATAA
- a CDS encoding TIGR02808 family protein, producing MSTLESIFWHVLGYSAMPVIILAGFLGVAVVSIGLLAMTKDK from the coding sequence ATGAGTACTCTTGAATCGATTTTTTGGCACGTGCTAGGTTACAGCGCCATGCCAGTTATCATTCTGGCCGGTTTCCTTGGCGTTGCCGTCGTCTCGATTGGCTTACTGGCCATGACTAAAGACAAGTAG
- a CDS encoding HD-GYP domain-containing protein, translating to MKPVNIEWNVNLRQVFFCIARALDSVGIDDINHGHRVGYMAYSCAKAMEWSEEECQLVFSLGLIHDCGVAQKRDFYNLLENMQPDNVRQHCVRGYELLSHCPTLSLFADAILYHHTPWKDLKNVDITDRNKRFAALIFLSDRIDYLKELYPKDQFGNVTQEARNQVCLEIGRLSGTLFERDLVREMQNLLEKEFIWFSMDYQHVEALGQTLPSTPFFEQKLGVDDVMSIAMLMANIVDAKSQFTFYHSQKVAEICQRLAKELGLDPEMQKALYLTGLVHDIGKLHTPEDILHKPGKLDESEYLCIQRHSTDSRYMLQMMFGNSIICEWASNHHERLDGSGYPRGLQGLDIDLPSRIIAVADVFQALTQARPYRGRMSLKEVMNILSHEVSCGRLDSQVFEVIVRNDQAFYDLSIQESVNEWVSAH from the coding sequence ATGAAACCTGTAAATATCGAATGGAACGTCAATTTAAGGCAGGTGTTCTTTTGCATTGCTAGAGCGTTAGATTCGGTGGGTATTGATGATATCAATCACGGTCATCGTGTTGGATACATGGCGTATTCCTGCGCCAAAGCGATGGAATGGAGTGAGGAGGAGTGCCAATTAGTTTTCTCACTAGGCTTGATCCATGACTGTGGTGTTGCCCAGAAGCGTGATTTCTACAATCTGCTTGAAAACATGCAGCCAGATAATGTTCGTCAACACTGTGTGAGAGGTTATGAACTGCTTTCGCATTGCCCCACTTTGTCCCTATTTGCCGATGCGATCTTGTATCACCATACGCCTTGGAAAGACCTGAAGAATGTTGACATTACAGATCGAAATAAACGTTTTGCCGCATTAATCTTTTTGTCAGATCGGATTGATTACCTCAAAGAATTGTACCCCAAAGATCAATTTGGCAATGTAACCCAAGAAGCGCGTAACCAAGTTTGCTTAGAGATTGGGCGTTTAAGTGGAACCTTGTTTGAGCGTGACTTAGTTCGTGAAATGCAGAACTTATTGGAGAAAGAGTTTATTTGGTTCTCCATGGATTATCAGCATGTTGAAGCACTAGGGCAGACTCTTCCATCAACTCCTTTCTTTGAGCAAAAACTTGGTGTTGATGATGTGATGTCGATTGCGATGTTGATGGCGAATATCGTCGATGCCAAAAGCCAATTCACTTTTTACCATTCGCAGAAAGTGGCGGAGATTTGTCAGCGGTTAGCCAAGGAGCTTGGGTTGGATCCTGAGATGCAAAAGGCTTTATATCTCACAGGCTTAGTACACGACATTGGTAAGCTCCATACACCGGAAGATATTTTGCATAAGCCAGGAAAGCTCGATGAGAGCGAATATTTATGTATTCAACGTCACTCCACCGATTCTCGCTACATGTTACAAATGATGTTTGGTAACTCAATCATTTGTGAATGGGCAAGCAATCATCATGAGCGGTTGGATGGTTCGGGATACCCAAGAGGGTTGCAAGGTTTAGACATCGATCTGCCTTCGCGTATTATTGCTGTGGCCGACGTATTTCAAGCGTTAACCCAAGCGAGGCCCTATCGAGGGAGAATGTCGCTCAAAGAGGTGATGAATATTCTTTCTCACGAAGTCAGTTGTGGTCGCCTTGATAGCCAAGTGTTTGAAGTGATAGTACGTAATGATCAAGCGTTCTATGATTTGTCTATTCAGGAAAGTGTCAATGAATGGGTGTCTGCTCATTAG